Proteins from a genomic interval of Trichoderma breve strain T069 chromosome 2, whole genome shotgun sequence:
- a CDS encoding WD domain, g-beta repeat domain-containing protein, producing MSRTLPARQAEELHKSIIAYLAANNLANTATVLREELDLGEDVFDAAMTKKYETLLEKKWTSIVRLQKKIMDLETRNAELQSEVDNATPSSLSQKNKDPASWLPKAPSRHTLESHRASVTCVAFHPRFTSIASGSEDCTIKVWDWELGDLEQTIKGHTRPVLDLDYGGPKTGILLASCSSDTTIKLWDPADGYKNIRTLSGHEHSVSAVRFIPSGGTGFFSSGNMLVSGCGDKTLKIWDANTGYCVKTLNGHAGWVRDVCPSLDGNYLLSTGGHEHVVGCCAFAPPAAYEHLAALAGLKKPPPATSTSEFMATGSRDKTIKLWDARGNCIKTLVGHDNWVSGVMFHPGGKYLLSVADDKSLRCWDLSQDGKCVRTLSSAHEHFITSLRWAPAKPKDTPTGNGTANNDNDNASRRAAAAALDISDAQIRCVIATGSVDMTVKIWAN from the exons ATGAGTCGAACACTGCCCGCCCGGCAGGCCGAGGAGCT GCACAAGTCGATTATAGCGTATCTCGCGGCGAACAACCTCGCGAATACCGCCACAGTGCTCAGGGAGGAACTCGACCTTGGGGAAGACGTGTTCGATGCGGCGATGACCAAGAAATATGAGACTCTGCTAGAGAAGAAATGGACGAGTATTGTCCGGCTACAGAAAAAG ATTATGGACCTTGAGACTCGAAACGCGGAGCTTCAGTCCGAGGTTGACAACGCGACACCCTCGTCGCTCTCACAGAAAAACAAGGACCCCGCTTCCTGGCTTCCGAAAGCCCCCTCACGACATACACTCGAATCGCATCGGGCGTCTGTCACCTGTGTTGCCTTCCACCCAAGATTTACGTCGATAGCCTCAGGCTCCGAGGACTGCACCATCAAGGTCTGGGACTGGGAGCTCGGTGATCTGGAGCAGACAATCAAGGGACACACAAGACCAGTTTTAGACCTCGACTACGGCGGCCCCAAGACCGGCATCCTGCTGGCTTCGTGCAGCTCCGACACGACGATTAAGCTATGGGACCCGGCAGACGGGTATAAGAACATACGCACGCTCTCAGGCCATGAACACAGCGTCAGCGCAGTACGCTTCATCCCCTCTGGCGGCACTGGATTTTTCTCCTCAGGCAACATGCTCGTCAGCGGATGCGGCGACAAGACGCTTAAGATTTGGGACGCCAACACGGGATATTGCGTAAAGACACTGAACGGGCATGCGGGTTGGGTGCGAGATGTGTGCCCATCCCTCGACGGAAACTACCTCCTGTCTACAGGTG GCCACGAGCACGTCGTCGGCTGCTGTGCTTTTGCACCCCCTGCCGCGTATGAGCATCTGGCTGCTTTAGCGGGCCTAAAGAAGCCTCCACCAGCGACCAGTACATCAGAGTTCATGGCAACTGGGtcaagagacaagacaatCAAGCTGTGGGATGCCAGAGGTAACTGTATTAAGACCCTGGTCGGTCACGACAACTGGGTCTCAGGCGTCATGTTTCATCCTGGAGGCAAGTATCTGCTTTCCGTAGCAGACGACAAGTCGCTGCGATGCTGGGACCTCAGCCAAGACGGAAAGTGCGTGAGAACATTGTCCAGTGCCCACGAGCACTTCATCACCTCTCTGAGATGGGCTCCAGCGAAGCCCAAAGATACCCCTACGGGTAACGGCACAGCGAATAATGATAACGACAACGCATCTAGAAgagcggcggctgctgcatTAGATATATCCGATGCGCAAATACGCTGTGTTATTGCGACGGGTAGTGTCGACATGACCGTCAAGATATGGGCAAATTAA
- a CDS encoding AMMECR1 domain-containing protein, translating to MATVEHCVVCFEALDADLNNRKPLSLEQIQSSWAAYKASSASVTGPSEAPLNPALRRLAADGVSSSSSSSSSTSLSAAGAATPATSTSSLPDTPPTAAPLFVTWNTVDPDDDDVSLRGCIGTFESQPLSEGIHEYALISALQDTRFNPISKRELPTLQAAVTLLTDFEEADDTHDWEIGTHGIRISFLDRGRRYGATYLPDVALEQGWTKDETLFSLIRKAGWMGSRSKWQDLDVKVTRYQGKKVSLNYPEFKKWRDWVQSKQ from the coding sequence ATGGCAACCGTCGAGCATTGTGTTGTATGTTTCGAGGCTCTTGACGCCGACCTCAACAACCGCAAACCCCTCTCCCTTGAACAGATCCAGTCTTCGTGGGCCGCATACAAGGCCAGCTCCGCTTCCGTGACCGGCCCCTCAGAAGCTCCCTTGAACCCGGCCCTCCGGCGCCTTGCTGCCGACGGCgtctcgtcctcgtcgtcctcgtcgtcttctacGTCGCTCTCGGCAGCAGGAGCTGCCACTCCCGCAACATCCACATCCTCCCTGCCCGACACCCCGCCAACAGCGGCTCCTCTGTTTGTCACCTGGAACACAGTCGAcccagatgacgacgacgtctcCCTCCGCGGCTGCATCGGCACCTTTGAGTCCCAGCCACTGTCCGAGGGCATTCATGAATACGCCCTAATCTCTGCCCTGCAAGACACACGCTTCAACCCGATTTCCAAGCGCGAGCTTCCCACACTCCAAGCCGCTGTGACGCTGCTCACAGACTTTGAAGAGGCGGACGACACGCACGACTGGGAGATTGGCACTCACGGCATCCGAATCTCCTTTTTGGATCGCGGCCGCCGCTACGGTGCGACATATCTGCCCGATGTAGCGCTAGAGCAAGGATGGACCAAAGATGAGACACTGTTTAGCTTGATCCGCAAAGCAGGCTGGATGGGCAGCCGTTCCAAGTGGCAGGACTTGGACGTCAAAGTGACTCGATACCAGGGCAAGAAGGTCAGCCTCAACTATCCAGAGTTCAAGAAGTGGAGGGACTGGGTCCAAAGCAAGCAGTAA
- a CDS encoding ras family domain-containing protein translates to MAAQTQTPVPISITICGDGGCGKSSITLRLVRSAWTSDYDPTIEDNYSVTRVIDGVTYHLCLTDTAGQEEYRGMWASSNLGADAFLMVYDITSRDSLDALQHFDELIDMEAEVRLDNAERARAAGISPAYTGSGAGSRTVPPVKIVAGNKCDLQDSRTVPAATGLEWARKHGSGFMETSARLEVNIEETFALIVKRVVERRRLAEEGVLDNTEMSARGMTKPLTPLPAGTEEDEKRGPGVRGPILSGDKVGRGQGGFWKKLRCW, encoded by the coding sequence ATGGCAGCACAGACACAAACCCCCgtgcccatctccatcaccatctgcGGCGATGGAGGCTGTGGCAAATCCTCAATCACCCTGCGGCTTGTACGCTCCGCTTGGACCTCCGACTACGACCCTACAATCGAGGACAACTACAGCGTTACCCGCGTCATCGATGGTGTCACCTACCACCTTTGTCTCACAGACACCGCCGGCCAGGAAGAGTACCGCGGCATGTGGGCGTCTTCCAACCTTGGCGCCGATGCCTTCCTTATGGTCTACGACATCACATCGCGCGACTCGCTCGATGCCCTGCAGCACTTTGACGAGCTCATCGACATGGAGGCTGAGGTCCGCCTCGACAATGCTGAGCGAGCCCGCGCTGCCGGCATCAGCCCGGCCTACACTGGCTCCGGCGCCGGCTCCCGCACCGTCCCACCGGTCAAGATTGTCGCCGGCAACAAGTGCGACTTGCAGGACAGCAGGACCGTTCCAGCCGCCACGGGTCTCGAGTGGGCGCGCAAGCACGGCTCCGGATTCATGGAGACGAGCGCTCGCCTTGAGGTTAATATTGAAGAGACGTTTGCCCTTATCGTCAAGCGTGTAGTCGAGCGCCGTCGCCTCGCAGAGGAGGGCGTCCTGGACAACACTGAGATGAGCGCGCGGGGCATGACGAAGCCGTTAACTCCCCTGCCCGCTGGcaccgaggaggacgagaagCGCGGGCCAGGAGTTCGTGGCCCTATTCTCAGTGGAGACAAAGTTGGCCGCGGACAAGGTGGTTTCTGGAAGAAGCTGCGTTGTTGGTAG
- a CDS encoding pyridoxal-dependent decarboxylase conserved domain-containing protein produces the protein MTATSNGIISNGGPQLQLNRAVETADLLESVQQLIIPFIKAADDAAAHKATGNLGLNANGEPHNVLIDSKKPSDLVARLKFLLPEEGLGKDGLLQGIERLLKYSVNTWDQGFMDKLYASNTPVGVVADLLLSVLNTNLHVYHVSPALTIIEKTTTKAFANLFGFDGHYAGGVSCPGGSGSNLTSLIVARNTLYPESKTEGNGKHDFVVFTSAHGHYSVEKAAMTTGMGSSAVWAVPVDDEGRMKPEALRELVLLAKQQGKTPFYVNATAGTTVKGSFDLFEEISKICKEFGLWMHIDASWGGSVIFSKAQSWKMKGSHLADSLTVNPHKMLNAPVTCSLLLGPDMRIFQQANSTSAGYLFHGSDDGEIWDLADLTLQCGRRGDTLKVALAWLYYGANGFERQIDHAFDMASYLFRLLQETGNFVMVSSYPTPCLQVCFYSAPGGQLPSDSKVNTSRTQQIAHALVGRGFMVDYAPGDHGSFLRVVVNVQTLEGTVEGLVKAMNELGQGIPL, from the exons ATGACCGCCACTAGCAACGGTATCATTAGCAACGGCGGACCTCAACTCCAGCTTAACAGGGCAGTGGAGACGGCCGAT CTTTTAGAGTCTGTTCAGCAGCTCATTATTCccttcatcaaggccgccgatGATGCTGCGGCTCACAAGGCTACGGGGAATCTGGGGTTGAATGCGAATGGAGAACCTCACAACGTCTTAATTGACTCAAAAAAGCCTTCAGACCTCGTTGCTAGGTTGAAGTTCCTTCTCCCAGAAGAGGGACTAGGCAAAGATGGCCTCCTGCAGGGCATTGAGAGGCTGCTCAAATACAGCGTTAACACATGGGATCAAGGCTTCATGGACAAGCTGTACGCAAGTAATACACCA GTCGGAGTTGTAGCTGATCTCTTACTATCTGTTTTGAACACTAAC CTACATGTTTACCACGTCTCTCCGGCGTTGACTATCATTGAAAAGACGACTACTAAGGCATTTGCCAACCTGTTCGGATTTGACGGACACTACGCTGGCGGTGTATCATGTCCCGGAGGTAGTGGGTCCAATCTCACATCTCTAATTGTAGCTCGCAATACGCTATACCCTGAAAGCAAGACGGAAGGAAACGGCAAGCATGATTTCGTCGTCTTTACAAGTGCCCATGGTCACTATTCCGTGGAGAAGGCCGCAATGACAACCGGCATGGGCTCATCTGCCGTGTGGGCGGTTCCTGTGGACGATGAGGGCAGGATGAAGCCAGAAGCCCTCCGGGAATTGGTTTTGCTTGCCAAACAGCAGGGGAAGACGCCGTTCTATGTTAACGCGACGGCCGGCACTACGGTCAAGGGCTCCTTTGACCTGTTTGAAGAGATCTCCAAGATTTGTAAAGAGTTTGGCCTGTGGATGCACATCGACGCAAGCTGGGGCGGCAGcgtcatcttctcaaaggcgcagagctggaagatgaaaggCTCGCATCTGGCTGACTCGCTGACTGTTAACCCGCACAAGATGCTCAATGCGCCGGTCACCTGTTCCTTGCTCCTGGGACCGGATATGCGTATCTTCCAACAGGCAAATAGCACCTCAGCAGGATATCTCTTCCACGGAagcgacgatggcgaaaTCTGGGACTTGGCTGACTTGACGCTGCAATGCGGCCGGCGAGGAGACACGCTCAAGGTTGCTTTGGCCTGGCTATATTATGGCGCCAACGGATTCGAGCGGCAAATCGATCACGCTTTCGATATGGCTAGCTATCTATTCAGGCTTCTGCAAGAAACTGGTAATTTTGTCATGGTTTCATCGTATCCTACACCCTGTCTCCAGGTCTGCTTCTATTCGGCTCCTGGGGGCCAGTTGCCTTCTGACAGCAAGGTGAATACCTCCAGAACGCAGCAGATTGCTCATGCACTTGTTGGCAGAGGATTCATGGTTGATTACGCTCCGGGTGACCACGGTAGCTTCTTGCGTGTCGTGGTCAATGTGCAGACCCTGGAGGGAACCGTTGAAGGCCTTGTCAAAGCCATGAACGAGTTAGGACAGGGAATTCCCCTGTGA
- a CDS encoding n-acetylglucosaminyl transferase component (Gpi1) domain-containing protein translates to MHPFSTVTLGIFVAGYITARWDLVTRLYELAIFAAEYGVVLRAARGIVVLSAFFLAIFVPVALVARRETRLHDGLMRVFWPTDIRKSDRTGVVVGWRNSTLDVFVVTILEDVDAHNVEFHLRSGTFFRSGPHSPSRIYDLCGHSSMHVLGISNAASQSAVDPSWVCAKTSTNSRYPRISCAKASSIQLILYDRPHPKGMQYISLNPIALALGDKGSLPEDVASSEDDSEETKQEKAIKENRRKLAEKLKQHSIVRRVASARDKALPKIVNQVNWSWELEQALQQNVGRLGPRPKRGLSVSERVVESATTMRNYVLVQLWTLFSVYLFPIVQKAFILVLLFHRMVAEILLIVLEFRAKPGYAALKDISATAQQIEIRLQQFCYWPMQYVTLRQRKANWASVTTSHPDYIRFYNSLWLVANDVIIGMAVGSYIIEHKDWVADQIRDLLRTYTVEALQRGISWLMGWPAGLKLNGELAAFLGDLFLWVIDYWSSCIETLSPMLPHIIWFIGFSSFAGASMPIAMFSDLLSVLTMHIYSFYLASARIYHWQLTILRSLFHLFRGKKHNVLRNRIDSCDYDLDQLLVGTILFTLLFFLLPTVMVFYLNFAIARMIIISLKAGFDTLLSCLNHFPLFALMLRLKDPSRLPGGIHFELRDTHESKIPDTNDKLFNEPPTSIIYLKNIPLPFHDMFNQYFQMAHRIRKHYLSPRVLLCLVTGQFVPPINRKNLYSLQYSMLPARRATVWEMWRAVNMEIDIPQKKPFHLPNIPALQNGGKRPTGFGRTRSRD, encoded by the exons ATGCACCCCTTCTCGACCGTGACcctcggcatcttcgtcgCTGGCTACATCACCGCGCGTTGGGACCTCGTTACTCGCCTCTATGAGCTGGCAATATTTGCCGCGGAATACGGAGTTGTT TTGCGTGCAGCCCGCGGCATCGTGGTCTTGAGtgccttcttcctcgccatctttgTGCCAGTAGCCCTAGTCGCAAGGAGGGAAACAAGACTT CATGATGGGTTGATGAGAGTGTTTTGGCCGACAGACATTCGCAAATCTGATCGCactggtgttgttgttggatGGAGGAACTCAACGCTCGATGTTTTCGTCGTCACCATCCTcgaagatgttgat GCGCATAATGTCGAGTTCCATCTCAGGTCCGGTACTTTCTTCCGGAGTGGTCCCCACTCTCCGAGCCGGATTTATGACCTCTGTGGGCACTCGTCGATGCATGTTCTAGGTATTTCCAATGCGGCAAGTCAAAGCGCGGTTGACCCTTCGTGGGTATGCGCCAAGACAAGCACTAACAGCCGTTACCCCCGGATTTCCTGCGCCAAGGCCTCCAGTATCCAACTCATCCTCTACGACAGGCCGCACCCAAAAGGCATGCAGTACATATCCCTCAATCCAATAGCGTTGGCTTTAGGGGACAAAGGATCGCTCCCCGAGGATGTTGCGAGTAGTGAAGATGACAGCGAAGAGACCAAGCAGGAAAAGGCAATCAAGGAAAATCGCCGTAAACTGGCCgagaagctgaagcagcaCAGCATCGTTAGGCGAGTTGCCTCCGCCAGAGACAAAGCGCTGCCCAAAATTGTCAATCAGGTCAATTGGTcctgggagctggagcaggcGTTGCAGCAGAACGTGGGACGGCTTGGACCAAGACCGAAGCGAGGCCTTAGTGTCTCCGAGAGGGTAGTGGAGTCGGCTACGACAATGCGGAACTATGTGCTCGTGCAGTTGTGGACTCTGTTTTCAGTATACCTCTTCCCAATTGTACAAAAGGCTTTCATTCTGGTGCTGCTCTTCCATAGGATGGTGGCGGAAATCCTCCTCATTGTCTTGGAATTTCGAGCCAAACCAGGGTATGCCGCCCTCAAGGATATCTCTGCAACCGCCCAGCAGATTGAGATTCGTCTCCAGCAATTCTGCTATTGGCCGATGCAATATGTTACTCTCCGCCAGCGGAAAGCCAACTGGGCAAGTGTCACTACTAGCCATCCGGACTACATTCGTTTCTACAACAGCCTTTGGCTTGTTGCCAACGATGTGATTATCGGTATGGCTGTAGGCTCGTACATCATTGAGCACAAGGACTGGGTTGCAGATCAAATTCGAGATCTCCTGCGCACATACACGGTAGAGGCACTCCAACGCGGCATATCGTGGCTTATGGGATGGCCCGCAGGCCTGAAATTGAACGGTGAATTAGCTGCCTTTCTTGGCGATTTGTTTCTCTGGGTCATTGACTATTGGTCAA GTTGCATCGAGACTCTAAGCCCCATGCTGCCACACATCATTTGGTTCATTGGGTTTTCGTCTTTTGCAGGGGCAAGCATGCCTATCGCAATGTTTTCAGATTTATTATCGGTTCTCACCATGCACATCTACTCGTTCTATCTCGCGTCTGCAAGGATATACCACTGGCAGCTCACCATTTTGCggtctctcttccatctatTTCGAGGGAAAAAACACAATGTCCTCCGCAATCGTATCGATTCGTGCGATTATGACCTCGATCAGCTGCTTGTTGGGACAATTCTATTTACCCttctattctttcttttgcccaCAGTGATGGTTTTCTATCTCAACTTTGCCATTGCTAGGATGATTATCATATCACTCAAGGCAGGCTTTGATACGTTGCTATCATGTTTGAATCATTTCCCACTTTTTGCCTTAATGTTGAGGTTGAAGGACCCAAGTAGATTACCTG GTGGCATTCATTTTGAACTTCGAGATACCCATGAATCTAAAATCCCCGACACTAATGATAAACTTTTTAATGAGCCCCCTACTTCCATTATCTATCTCAAG AACATTCCCCTTCCCTTCCACGACATGTTCAACCAATACTTTCAAATGGCTCACCGCATACGCAAGCACTACCTATCACCGCGAGTGTTGCTTTGTTTGGTGACTGGACAGTTTGTCCCTCCGATTAACAGAAAAAATCTGTATAGTTTACAGTACAGCATGTTGCCAGCGAGGAGAGCGACTGTGTGGGAGATGTGGCGGGCAGTGAATATGGAAATCGACATTCCCCAGAAGAAGCCGTTTCATTTACCAAATATTCCCGCGTTGCAAAACGGGGGTAAACGGCCAACAGGGTTTGGTAGAACTAGGTCAAGAGattag
- a CDS encoding aldose 1-epimerase domain-containing protein: MTTSPAPPPVPFPGVETTKPFVLGPVEPAVDRCFTTTSDPSSVPIDTRTQPLALNLAAFHPKSGIHLEVLSTEPSYQFYTGELTNVPAAEGLPARGARSAFCCEPGRWINAVNVPEWKDMVIVKKGETYGSRIVYKAWSE, encoded by the exons ATGACAACATCACCGGCACCACC CCCTGTTCCCTTCCCTGGTGTCGAGACCACCAAGCCTTTCGTCCTTGGCCCCGTCGAACCAGCAGTCGACCGCTGCTTTACAACCACCTCCGACCCATCCTCCGTACCGATCGATACCCGAACACAGCCTCTTGCTCTTAACCTCGCTGCGTTCCACCCCAAGTCCGGCATACACTTGGAAGTCCTGAGCACGGAGCCGTCTTATCAGTTTTACACAGGCGAATTGACCAACGTCCCCGCTGCGGAGGGCCTACCGGCGAGAGGCGCACGAAGTGCTTTCTGCTGCGAGCCCGGCCGTTGGATCAACGCAGTCAACGTCCCAGAATGGAAGGACATGGTCATTgtgaagaagggcgagaCTTATGGTTCAAGAATTGTGTACAAGGCTTGGTCAGAGTAG